Genomic segment of Arctopsyche grandis isolate Sample6627 chromosome 11, ASM5162203v2, whole genome shotgun sequence:
cgcgcgcgcctataaggctttttcctgtgtggccactcgaaataaagggcgagtgttgccctacgggacgatggggagaacgtcgcgttacacgactatatttgtaattaagttgaccggaaatggtacctccccttataggtgtcctcttgtttttaagtttttgaattaattatctcccaaaccggtagctgaatcggattaaaattattttacatgtaataggaattataatctttataacccaatattttttacctgaaccggaagtagtactttcactctagagaatcgaggttttttatgtttttctcaggaACCTTTTGATTTATAGAAGTGAAatatcatatctaaaagtttaagcttaataccaagttatgtataaaatttggtaagcatctgtcaaccggaagtggcagtttattcttgtttgatttttcgaccccttaaacatgtgtggtcttcacaaaaaaattcaagcataattcttgtatcaatgtgatgaaaataaaaaaaatcacttaatttaataaaccggaagtgggattttttactCTTAGAGACCTAGGTCAAAAACGTTGTGGCCACATTCTTTTCTTTCCACATCCCTGAGGGTATCaaactgaaaaattatatttgtattctttatgtattaacttagagctgataaggtgttggtcagaattcgtaaaccgaaaatggtattttttaaaacaatatttcattatttaagtttccctacatttgcgctcaatttgtatcgaaaatttatatcgtatatttaattatcgatttttttttatttatttactgtacatatgtacttgaaacactAACAGTTGTTggaataaaatacatagttacttatattatatatacaaaatcagACAGGTGGAATTATACtcgcataattttaaattacaatttattaaaaatataaaagtcaaCCGAGGAAATTAATACGAAACAAAGACTTGAAGTAAGCTTCAATTTAActatacaaattttcaaattaagtgAGAATCAATCgtgaaattgaaattgttaaggttaaaataaaataagatacttGGAAACATAATTAGTTACTTGTAAAGCTTAATAAGAAACCATGTCGAACAAACAACATTAAACAAACTATTACATGAAATAATGATCAAATTaacaaaattgacataaatacAGACAggataaattacataaataaaattctcaaattaaataaataaaactattaaaatacgtAAAACAAGCacgttattattttcaatatatgttaaGCCGCTGCTgtgtatagcacactcgtcgcgttggagcaatctgtttgattgagtgaataaaaaaataaattaaatagaaaaagcCTCACAATGTGATATTTATCAGAAAATGATATTACACAAATTCATAAGGTTATTTCTTACAATAAGTTCTAATATATTTCCTGAGGGTAGATTTTtgggtgaatgattttaaacaaatatcacacgtGAGGCTTTTCCCGTGTGAGATTTCAAATGACTAACAAAGAAGTTTTCTGAAGACATGAGTTTAAATAAAAGTCGCAATGGTGTCGATGGTGTGAATTTGTGCAGTTAAAAGTTAAATTTGttagcaaatttattttaaacaaatatcccatGTGAGAGGTGCGCTAAAAACATCATTGCACGAGGGCGGCCAAAACTTTAGAATATaaacagtatttatataataaacaatcgttttatacatacatataaatatgtatgtttgttgttATTCCATCTTATAAGATATTTCTTGTCGCATGAGTCCACATTGTTGGATGGATGGCTTTAAACGAATGTTAAATTAGTGTGGTTATATCccaatatgcaattttttatgtgccatgaggctagatttttgagtaaatgattttaagcaaatttcacacttgaaaGGCTTTACCCcggtgtgagatcttaaatgtaacgaAAGTTCATATTTGCGAGTAAAAGACttcaaacaaatttcacatttgtatgaCTTTTCCGGCGTGTGAAATCTTAAATGATACCACAGtgcattttttttgataaatgtttgtaaacaaacgtcacatttgtgtggttttagtACAGAATGCGATTTTTTATGTGACtcgaggttagatttttgagtgaatgactttaaacaaatttcacacttgtaaggcttttcccccgtgtgagatcttaaatgtagtACAAGttcatatttatgaataaatgattttaaacaagtgtcacatttgtgtggtcttATCCCAGTGTGCGATTTATTATGTGACCAGAGGCAagattttcgagtaaatgatttaaaacaaatttcacacttgtaaggcttttcccccgtgtgagatctcaaatgtaacaTAAGgtcatatttatgaataaatgattttaaacaagtgtcacatttgtgcggttttaccccagtatgcaatttattATGTGACCATAGGGTAGATTtgtgagtaaatgatttcatacaaatatcacattgaaaTGGCTTTTCTTTAGTATGTAAAACCAGTTTAGATTCATTGGGAAAtggctttgaacaaatttcactgTTATTTTGGTGAATTGTCGGCaatgaaggctcatcgtcccatattatgtcttccaacaaaacttcttcagtcttgatcttcaagcagTCATCcaacctcagttgagacgtttcgttgcttcgaaaacaagcctttcgaaagctcaTTAACAGTTCCAGATGGGTCTTACATGAAAGACACACCGTGTCCGGCAACCCGTCGTCTCTattaacctgcagatgaaaaAATAGGATTAAGAGAAGAGTTTACCGATTGGGTCCCCAATAgttgtaacctgtaaccagcaaccgacctgaatttgacagcatGTCCGAATGCATTGCTCCagctctggatgaggatcgtTGAAGATGGAGACGGAGGTCTCGGCCGGAGCTGAACCAAGACAAAGCCTACACTCCATCATCTCCGTAGCCAGGTCTGCCCAGTGACAGACTTGTCGCAATTATATGCATCAACTggattgtcattttttttcagtgacatctatggtatgAATTTGACATCTATGTatagtatttgatttttaaatgctttttattattacgaaattatgttcaccatatatcttatatctattttaatagctactgatctactgatcattttctattttacaatttattttaatttggttagtaatcataatattatattattctaatgttaatctacagtatagtaggaaaaagagctcataaacctatttacaatccttataaatgttcataatacatctaatacataatattaattaaagactctcttaagtcgatgacctaaaggagattgtgtttaggtaatctgaaaACGTATACAACTAGGCTGGACGACCCGATCAAGCGACTCGAGTTCAGCAGTAATGTTTGTACATTCGTGCGGAATGGATGTCGAAGAAATTGCAATATTAGCATTGCTAattttaaagagaaaaaataaaagaatattgGGTGCATCCTTTGTTGAAAAAACGGAGAATAAAAGGAATGTTCAATATGCTACCGTGCTCTCTTCAGGGGTTGCAGCGCAtcgcaaatgtttgtggaaCGGCATGTGCagagaaatttaatattaatagaagggcccttacgaataaataatttttgttaatattatgcGGTACGtccatagatgtagaataacctagatatgccattaTATACACATTTCGTTAGAGATTTggtcgccactaactgaggggtgcgtggggtttaactagcggggaagtggtgaaaaaaaaaggaCGGGATCGTTCagcagtggtcagcaaccagtttatcAGTTTACAATCCGatatgtagattccaatattcattttgaacaggaaattgacagattttgaaacatcgaccgaacaacaccaagatatagaaaaatcgcgcgatttcaaaaacacatatgtatatctccgaatctcgaggcAATCAACATTGTTTATTactagattcgtgttcactgggcatagatctataagaaaagtcatatttcgtctctgaaccaaaaaaaaggtcgtcatttgtcgaacagtgtaattaacatTACCGGTACCACAACTACTGAATTTTTTCTACTTCTCATTAACAAACACgactattttgttaaaattaaatacttaCCATTGCTAATCCTTTTAGACGATGTTGTGACATAGTTGAtcttaagtaatttttaaactTCTGAACGAGCGCTTCGTAGTGGCTAGTTACCGGAAGCGTGAGGAAAAGGATGATTGAAAgcagatatttttaattacttaaataacGTCAATACAAGCTTTCAAggtaaaaattaagatttcagtCAGTTCATTCGACAGGAGATTCACACGAGCGATAATCTTGATTTTTCAGCTTTACTAAATGTTACTACGAAAAATATTTGTCAATACATTAATCGAATACACAAAATGATGAACACATTTCATGTAGTGGTTATTTTGATGAATAATGATTTAGGTCACAAAATAAAGCTTCAAATTTCTagatattcgaaaaaatagattttctcaaaacaagaaTTTTGACTCCAACCTGCCACTATATCGACAATATGTTAAACTTGTCAATTGGGAAATGAAGAAAagaagacatttttttttttaaatattcactttTATTGATAAATCACAATAAGGACTCTAATATAAAGAAccagtttaaaatttaacattttataaaCATACTATGTTACATCAGTATGTTTACCTAAATTATCTGAATTTCATCCTATAAATAAagattattacatttaaaatacatgAATAAATAACGAAAGCCAACTaatatatttgtgtatttaattttcaattatcatttaaataaacTGCAGAATTGTCATAAGAGATAGGCGCAAGAAATATCATTGCACGCATGCAGCCAAAATTTAAGAATATTAACAGTATTTATAAACCAATTTTtttgttacatatacatatgtacaggtgtttgttacatatacatatgtaatttgttatgtgcgTTGAGGCCTGAGTTAtgggaaaatgattttaaacaaatgttacattagTGCAGTTTAATCCCagtgtgcaattttttatgtgcctGGAGGCTAAATTgacgagaaaatgattttaaacaaatttcacacttgtaaggcttttcccctgtgtgagatcttaaatgtaacacaagatcatttttatgaataaatgattttaagcaagtgtcacatttgtgtggttttatcccagtatgggTTTTTATATGTGACCCGAGGGTAGATtttagagtaaatgattttaaacaaattacacacttgtaaggcttttcccccgtgtgagattttaaatgtaacacaagtttatatttatgagaaaatgattttaaacaaatttcacatttgtgtgcttTTATTCCAGTATGCAATATTTCATGTGACAGGAGGCTAAATTGacgtgaaaatgattttaaacaaattttacacttgtaaggcttttcccccgtgtgagatcttaaatgtaacacaacttcatttttactaataaatgatttcaaacacaAGTCACACTTGtgcggttttatcccagtatgagtTTTTATATGTGACCCGAggatagatttttgagaaaatgatttcatacaaatttcacacttgaaaggcttttctcccgtgtgagatcttaaatgtaacacaagttgAATTTTTCGAAGAAATGATTTAAAGCAaaagtcacatttgtgtggttttatcccagtatgcaatttttcatgtaacatgAGGGTAGATTTCTTAGAAAATGTTTTGTGGGTTTTTATATGTGACCCGAGGGTAGATtttagagtaaatgattttaaacaaatgtcacacttgtaaggcttttccccagtgtgagatcttaaatgtaacacaagaggatattttcgagtaaatgattttaaacaaatatcacatttgtatggttttatcccagtatgcaacttttcatgtgacacgaggctagatttttgagtaaatgattttaaacaaatttcacacttgtgtggttttatcccagtatgcaatattGTATGTGCCTCGAGGTGAGATTgacgagaaaatgattttaaacacagttcgcatttgtgtggttttatcgcaTTATGCATGTTTTTTTCATGTGTCACGAGGCTCGATttgtgagtaaatgattttaaacaaatttgacACTTGTAAGGattttccccagtgtgagatcttaaatgtgacacaagaatatgttttcgaataaatgattgtaaacaaatttcacacttataaggcttttcccccgtgtgagatcttagaTGTTCCATAAGATGAGATTTTTtagtatatgattttaaacagattTCACACTTgaaaggcttttcccccgtgtgatatcttaaatgtgacacaagatgactttttcgagtaaatgattgtaaacaaatatcacatttgtatggttttatcccagtgtgCAACTTTCTATGTGACACGAGgctatatttttgaataaatgtttttaaacaaatttcacacttgtgtggttttatcccagtatgcaatattTTATGTGTCTTAAGGCGAAATTTacgagaaaacgattttaaacacacttcgcatttgtgtggttttatcccagtatgcaagttTTCATGTGACGCGAGGCTAGATtttagagtaaatgattttaaacaaatgttgcaTTTGTACGGCTTTTCTCTAGTATGTAAAACAAGTTCAGATTCACTGGGAAATGGCTTTGAATAAATTTCACTACTCTTTGAGTGATTGGTCAGTaatgaaggctcatcgtcccatattaaatcttccaacaaaacttcttcagtcttgatcttcaggcaatcatctaacctcagttgagacgtttcgttgCTTCGTAAACAAGCCTCTCGAAAGTTGatcaacaattccagattggtcttacacgaaagacacacagTGTCCGGCAACCGGTCGCCTCTTTTGATCTGCACATGAAAAAGTAGAATTAAGAGAACAGTTAACCAATTGGGTCCACAAtaattgtaacctgtaaccagcaactgacataaatttgacagcaggtccgaatacGTTTCACCaaacgctctggatgaggaccaccgaagatggagacggaagactcggccggggctgatccaagacaaagcctgcactccatcctCTCCATATCCAACTCTGAagcttgttatttttttaatgacatCTATTGAATGAATTTGGTGCTAGTTATATAAGGGGATCAGATGTCCTCCTTTGATGTTTGTCCTGCACGTCCTTCTTTAATCAAATTAAGTAACAAGGAAAAGTACAAGTTTGACAAAAAGCGGAAGTGTTGCCAGtgtgattattgcccacaaaaCGCTcgtccaaaagtcactaaaatctctataacggaacatctggcagccgaaaagtccatcatactaacgataactatcatagtaacgagaacttgagtgccaaatattgtgtattcgcgattttcatgacaaaaattgtctttgtgaccaccccaatgtgacgaatagtccaattaccggaTAGTATATCAGATTGCAAAAAGATACAACTGGCAGCATTGCTGTACATAGGAAAAtagccggtctccgtgacgggctggaatgtgaaattaccgaaaacgcaaatatcggaaggcaaagatcaaaaatcgaaagatcttaagttgaaagatcaaaaaaaaaaagggtgcatggtaaacgattcatactcacttaatttgcgcgagcaggatacaacaggaacaagaggaacaggcttttcctcccgtattaaggtctatactatccgcacttgcacgacacctgcaggatacgggtcgtgctggataggtatgaacagacttttaatgtgcgcgcgcagaatacgggagtaaAGGtctgttcttcttgttcctgttgtatcctgctcgcgcaaattaagtgagtatgtaccgcttaccatgcacccttttttttgatctttcgattttcgatctttgccttccgataattgcgttttcggtaatttcacattccggcccgtgaggtagacccaaaaaTAGCATAGCACGGTCGATGATTACccctatttccctcatcgaacttgAGCTGTACAAATGACATAATCGCGTCCTGTTCGAACATGAAACCTCCGTTCGAACTAGGGCAAAGACACCTGTTCAGACTAATTGtcttatggtgcttacggactaaaccaacgacgattttgggcccactttttaaccagcagtagcgtacaaaatatcgaaataaaaattaaattttaaaattgaaattaaatatcaaaatcaagctaaagagcgagatttgagctaaaattagatcatcgttgatgttttgaattacaacaatattttgaattacgacgataccgcatttaaaaccagagaaatattataatttctctgcgtacgagcgaaaaaaatattgttaaagtcgtcacgagatgttactttatttccacttggatgatcgataaaaaaaaaacaattcataaaaaaacgcggtgtcggatgtcggtgatttgtcaaagggttttttttctttcgtcgaaataaaattaataatcacacattatccgataaattttacctctgaaatgatttaattacttgatttatttcgacgagagaaacaattgaagaataaaaaaatccgtttgatgtgaccgacaacaccccgggttagcttcCATctttggatcacccatactaatacatgatatattctcagtaactgcgcattacagggaagtaaaaataataattctttgattttttttcgatcttagtgcgtatcttcgtaagtcaaaacaacttcgacaaacaaaagtcgaggattacctatatgtgattgttgatgatctaattttaggtcaatctcgaaaatttatttaaattgtgcatgttctgttttaactttcaatatttaattttaattttaatataatgattataattttcttttgatacttgaatttaattttaatataataataatagttttaattttgatatttaatttcaatttttaaatttaatttttatttcgatattttgtacgctactggtttttaaagttggcctgtgggccgttcgttggcttggtgcgtacgcaccattatgGGGTCTGGTTAGAGTTGTGAAGTATCTCATAACCAACCAAGAGCGACCAAGATTCCGCTCATTTTCAAGATGGACGTAGAAGCAAGTCGAAAAAGTCTTACTTACCGTTCAGTAttatctattgtaatttattagggtGTTTAACAtctatattatttcaaatattaattttacacgacacaGGCATATcctgttcatttaaaataatatatattcaatatgaTACAATGAGTAAAGAACCTATTTAGAAAACATTTTTCAGAAGATTTATTGCAGCAGCACGTGTCGAAAGTCCTCCAAAACCGCTGTCTATTGTTAAATACACAAGGACACTGTTATTTACATTATCCATATAATTTGTGgaccacattttttttttaattttctctaaCTAATTGTATTTCGGCTCTTCTTCCTCGATCTCCAGCAAATTCCATTGTTATGTTgttgttatttcaaattaatgtttattgtacTCGATAGATTTAACGAGTTTAAAACATAGTACGTGCAATAAATGATATCTGAATCAAATTTTAGTACAATTACCTCATATATTGAGCAATTAATTGAGAAATTATCTCATAGATTGATCATGATCATGAAAAGGATGATTGAAATGACGAATtgaaataaacatatattatgcataaatataattgcttatgaattaaattgagttataaacattatgaactttcataagatcattatgattacaaatattacaaataataaaatttgtattatacatatatcacagccgAAAAAAGGCAGATCCTGAATAGGCACAAATACTCATATCATTTAAATAAGCTCCTAcacaaattgattaaaatacacaaagttaacgtaaataaaaatagaaaaagctgaaaattaATTGGTGAATATAAGTATTTATCCTTGCAATTATACAAGTAGGTACATAGATTCAAAAGTTGAACAATTAACATAAatgatacaaaatataaatttaaaaatataatatatataaaaaacattatgaaaaaagtacaaaaaccaaatataaatgaaattaaatatttgagtccattatacatgtataaaaatagaaCATGATTATTTTTCTATTCTGTGAATATACAGAGAGGTTTTTGACAGATATGGCAATTTAATAGTCATTTTTACTGTTCGATACGGGcagattgtaaaatatttttaatgtgttgtgttcgataaatacatacatacatatatgttataatttcatcaaatatttaaaatattaactcaatatttaaataactaGGGTTCATGGGGACTTTGCTTATAGCACCAGTAAGACAAAGTTAATGAATGGGTTtatacctgtttaaataatcaataaaaatagtttttaatcgctatagcacactcgtcgcgttgGAGCAACCTGTTAGAATATGCAATAAAAGACTCGCAATGTGATATTTGTCAGACAATGAATGAATTAAACAAATGGAACATTAATAAGGTTATTTCTTACAATGAGTTCTTATATGTTTCGTGAGGGTATATTTTAgagtatatgattttaaacaagtatcacatttgtgtggttttatcccagtatgcaatattTGATGTGCCTCAAGGTGATATttacgagaaaatgattttaaacacacttcacatttgtgtggttttatcgcaTTATGCATATTTTCTTGATGTGTCACGAGGCTatgtttttgagtaaatgattttaaacaaatttcacacttgtaaggcttttccccagtgtgagattttaaatgtaacacaagatgatattttcgataaaatgattgaaaacaaatatcacatttgtatggttttattccGGTATGCAATCCTTTATGTACCTCGAGGTCGGATTtacgagtaaatgattttaaacacacttcgcatttgtgtggttttaaccCAGTATGCAAGTTTTCATgcgacacaaggctagattttagggtaaatgattttaaacaaatttcacacttgaaaggcttttcccctgtgtgagatcttaaatgtgacACAAGATTATATTTTCGAAGAAATGATagtaaacaaatattacatttgtatggttttatcccagtatgcaatttttgatGTAACTCGACGTGAGATTTAcgagaaaatgatttcaaacacacttcgcatttgtgtggttttatcccagtatgcaattttttatgtaacaCGAGGCTACATTTAGTAGTGtatgtttttaaacaaatgtcgcatTTGTACGGCTTTTCTCTAGTATGTAAAACAAGTTCAGATTCACTGGGAAAtggctttgaacaaatttcactactctttcggtgaattgtcggtagtgaaggctcatcgtcccatattaaatcttccaacaAAACTTCTTCCGTCTTGATCTTCAGGCTATCATCTAACCTCGGTTGAGACGTTTcgttgcttcgaaaacaagcctttcgaaagctgatcaacgaTTCCAaattggtcttacacgaaagacacaccgtgtcCGGCAACCcgtcgcctcttttaacctgcaggtGAAAAAGTAGGATTAAGAGAACAGTTAACCAATTGGGTGCACAATAATTGTAACCTGTAAAGAGCAACTGACATAAATTTGAAAGCAGGTCCGAATACGTTTCACCaaacgctctggatgaggaccgccgaagatggagacggaagactcggccggagctgatccaagacaaagtctgcactccatcctCTCCGAATCCAACTCTGAAGCTTGTTATATTTTCGAATGAATTAGGTGCTAGTTACATATTAGATGTCCTCCTTTTTGAAACCTTATCCTCCTCACAAATTGTGTTCTCCTCTAGAGAAATTTGTCCTGCATGCAATGAAATTTAGTAAATCGGAAAAGTACACGTTTGACATAAGGCGGGAGTGTTGCCAGTACGAAACGGTTCTCTGATTATTGCTCACAAAACGCTCGCTGATTtgtacaaacctcctttacgtttttattcTAGTTTATTTTGCATTCATATATCTTATGTGTCATTCTTGAGAGTATATATTTTCGATCTGTTTTGTGTCGTTTGACGTTttggacgtacatacatatattataatgttatgTGGGTGGGAAAAGCTTTTAATGATTGGCATTTCtatccaaaaaatataaatgatgaatacatatgcataagcaTTTGCTCTACTTGGCGAAATTGGATAAATTGGTTTGGAATTCTTGAAGGAAATACGCGTTTTATTTTCGGCAAAAGCGTTTCTTCCGACATCCATTATAGAAACAATTTATTTGCActgctttttaaattaaaatttgttcattttatatttttacgacTGTCTGCGGACACTGCtggattatttaattttaaaatttcaaagttgTTTCAGTGAACgagttaaggtctgttcatacctatctaacacgacccgtatcctgcaggtatcATGTAAGTGCGGATAGTAATCTTTGGTACATTCTGAATTTTTTCGACTTCCCATTAACAAAcacaaatattttgttaaaattaaatacttgtaggaatctcgtcatcgtcatcgtcatcgaaacattcga
This window contains:
- the LOC143919126 gene encoding uncharacterized protein LOC143919126 — encoded protein: MMECRLCLGSAPAETSVSIFNDPHPELEQCIRTCCQIQVNRDDGLPDTVCLSCKTHLELLMSFRKACFRSNETSQLRLDDCLKIKTEEVLLEDIIWDDEPSLPTIHQNNSEICSKPFPNESKLVLHTKEKPFQCDICMKSFTHKSTLWSHNKLHTGVKPHKCDTCLKSFIHKYDLMLHLRSHTGEKPYKCEICFKSFTRKSCLWSHNKSHTGIRPHKCDTCLKSFIHKYELVLHLRSHTGEKPYKCEICLKSFTQKSNLESHKKSHSVLKPHKCDVCLQTFIKKNALWYHLRFHTPEKSYKCEICLKSFTRKYELSLHLRSHTGVKPFKCEICLKSFTQKSSLMAHKKLHIGI
- the LOC143918891 gene encoding uncharacterized protein LOC143918891, which produces MERMECRLCLGSAPAESSVSIFGGPHPERLVKRIRTCCQIYIKRGDRLPDTVCLSCKTNLELLINFREACLRSNETSQLRLDDCLKIKTEEVLLEDLIWDDEPSLLTNHSKSSEIYSKPFPSESELVLHTREKPYKCNICLKSFTLKSSLASHENLHTGIKPHKCEVCLKSFSRKFRLKTHKILHTGIKPHKCEICLKTFIQKYSLVSHRKLHTGIKPYKCDICLQSFTRKSHLVSHLRYHTGEKPFKCEICLKSYTKKSHLMEHLRSHTGEKPYKCEICLQSFIRKHILVSHLRSHTGENPYKCQICLKSFTHKSSLVTHEKNMHNAIKPHKCELCLKSFSRQSHLEAHTILHTGIKPHKCEICLKSFTQKSSLVSHEKLHTGIKPYKCDICLKSFTRKYPLVLHLRSHTGEKPYKCDICLKSFTLKSTLGSHIKTHKTFSKKSTLMLHEKLHTGIKPHKCDFCFKSFLRKIQLVLHLRSHTGEKPFKCEICMKSFSQKSILGSHIKTHTGIKPHKCDLCLKSFISKNEVVLHLRSHTGEKPYKCKICLKSFSRQFSLLSHEILHTGIKAHKCEICLKSFSHKYKLVLHLKSHTGEKPYKCVICLKSFTLKSTLGSHIKTHTGIKPHKCDTCLKSFIHKNDLVLHLRSHTGEKPYKCEICLKSFSRQFSLQAHKKLHTGIKLH
- the LOC143918892 gene encoding uncharacterized protein LOC143918892, whose product is MECRLCLGSAPAESSVSIFGGPHPERLVKRIRTCFQIYVKRGDGLPDTVCLSCKTNLESLISFRKACFRSNETSQPRLDDSLKIKTEEVLLEDLIWDDEPSLPTIHRKSSEICSKPFPSESELVLHTREKPYKCDICLKTYTTKCSLVLHKKLHTGIKPHKCEVCLKSFSRKSHVELHQKLHTGIKPYKCNICLLSFLRKYNLVSHLRSHTGEKPFKCEICLKSFTLKSSLVSHENLHTGLKPHKCEVCLKSFTRKSDLEVHKGLHTGIKPYKCDICFQSFYRKYHLVLHLKSHTGEKPYKCEICLKSFTQKHSLVTHQENMHNAIKPHKCEVCLKSFSRKYHLEAHQILHTGIKPHKCDTCLKSYTLKYTLTKHIRTHCKK